From Providencia sp. R33, a single genomic window includes:
- a CDS encoding DUF1133 family protein: protein MRERNPDIYLQLAKSPRKSYLGKARRLTPPQERWTRAIISIWADEMKGGDYLGYGGGGDGIWRFITGWSGENIERFTKVFDQLSKEGYTGQELEEKARSILFPKQSLSDMFQRANDVDEADFVEKAILKAFDKSNPIYAVATDYYLGRNTLQTLANYMQEQIAPWLTIKQCIDRVRWCISLFNAKLYMVMQDEIARERSQYGVEMKNISEIT from the coding sequence ATGAGAGAGCGTAATCCTGATATTTATCTTCAACTGGCAAAGTCGCCAAGGAAGTCATATTTAGGCAAAGCAAGGCGATTAACTCCACCACAAGAAAGATGGACGAGGGCGATCATATCTATATGGGCTGACGAAATGAAAGGCGGTGATTATCTTGGTTATGGTGGCGGCGGTGATGGTATCTGGCGTTTCATCACTGGATGGTCTGGTGAAAACATAGAGCGATTCACCAAGGTATTCGACCAGTTAAGCAAAGAAGGCTACACAGGACAGGAACTTGAAGAAAAAGCCAGATCAATATTATTTCCTAAACAATCTCTCAGCGACATGTTTCAGCGCGCCAACGATGTAGATGAAGCTGATTTTGTAGAGAAAGCAATATTGAAAGCGTTCGACAAGTCCAATCCTATTTATGCTGTCGCCACTGATTACTATCTTGGCAGAAATACTCTGCAAACTCTCGCAAATTATATGCAGGAACAAATAGCACCTTGGCTGACTATCAAACAATGCATTGACCGTGTACGTTGGTGTATTAGTTTATTTAATGCGAAGTTGTATATGGTCATGCAAGATGAAATAGCGAGAGAGCGCTCACAGTATGGAGTTGAAATGAAAAATATTTCGGAAATTACTTGA
- a CDS encoding putative holin has protein sequence MSTTTSIILGATGGGAVGGLLVGVDYDVILGAIIGASASVIASKDNNRRKIFHFILAFGAGVLIAKEASEFIAQVWKWDVSPKITAIAISALLIPILIIVANKDNLIKLFSRILLSIDKNFSSITQAIKDWRNKGGG, from the coding sequence ATGAGCACAACAACAAGTATCATCCTTGGTGCTACTGGCGGTGGTGCTGTAGGAGGCCTGCTTGTTGGGGTTGATTATGACGTGATACTAGGTGCGATTATTGGCGCGTCAGCTTCGGTAATTGCTTCCAAGGATAATAACAGACGTAAGATTTTCCATTTTATTTTAGCCTTCGGTGCTGGAGTTTTAATTGCTAAAGAAGCTTCTGAGTTTATTGCTCAAGTATGGAAGTGGGATGTAAGTCCAAAGATAACAGCAATAGCGATTTCGGCACTATTGATACCAATTCTTATTATTGTTGCCAATAAAGATAATTTGATAAAGCTGTTTAGTCGAATCTTACTTTCTATTGATAAAAACTTCAGTTCCATCACCCAGGCAATTAAAGATTGGCGAAATAAAGGGGGTGGATAA
- a CDS encoding M15 family metallopeptidase: MSNFKFSQRSENNLNGVNPDLVKVIRRTLEITPVDFIVIEGLRTQERQKQLVAEKKSQTMHSRHLTGHAVDIIPVNTKWQIDEFKPLLKAVKQAADELGVKLRFGINWKNDPSLPIETKFIDAPHVEIPA, translated from the coding sequence ATGAGTAACTTCAAATTCAGCCAAAGAAGCGAAAATAACCTTAATGGCGTTAACCCTGACTTAGTGAAAGTTATTCGTCGCACTCTGGAAATAACACCGGTCGATTTCATTGTTATTGAAGGTCTGCGAACTCAAGAGCGACAAAAGCAATTGGTTGCAGAAAAGAAATCACAAACTATGCACAGTCGTCACTTAACAGGTCATGCAGTAGACATTATCCCCGTGAATACTAAATGGCAGATTGATGAGTTTAAGCCGCTATTGAAAGCAGTTAAGCAAGCCGCTGATGAGCTAGGTGTTAAATTGCGCTTTGGTATCAACTGGAAGAATGACCCGTCACTACCAATTGAAACTAAGTTCATTGATGCGCCTCATGTTGAGATTCCAGCATGA
- a CDS encoding lysis protein produces MTTLTKVLTGACAILAFWLWWVMGSYGDLKGDYSTLKDKFSEQVAIIADYEKRINSLHELDTKHTTELTNAKAEIDQLRFDVSNGTKRLRVKAECPSSENSSTSSVDASRPATLARDAEQDYFDLLKQLETLEKQYLGLRDWYFAECKR; encoded by the coding sequence ATGACAACGCTAACTAAAGTCTTGACTGGTGCTTGCGCTATCCTAGCTTTCTGGCTTTGGTGGGTAATGGGTAGTTACGGTGACCTGAAAGGTGATTACTCAACATTGAAGGATAAATTCAGCGAGCAAGTGGCTATCATCGCAGACTATGAAAAGCGCATCAACTCCCTTCACGAACTCGACACCAAACACACAACGGAACTCACAAATGCAAAAGCTGAAATTGACCAGTTGCGTTTTGATGTTAGCAATGGCACTAAGCGCCTGCGGGTCAAAGCCGAATGTCCAAGCTCCGAAAACAGTTCCACCTCCAGCGTGGATGCTAGCAGACCCGCCACCTTGGCGAGAGACGCTGAGCAAGATTATTTCGATCTCCTTAAACAGCTTGAAACTCTCGAAAAGCAATACCTTGGTTTAAGGGATTGGTACTTTGCGGAGTGCAAGCGCTAA
- a CDS encoding KTSC domain-containing protein: MNRVPVSSSNLQSVGYDPATHVLEIAFHSSGIYQYLNVPAHIHSGLMSAPSKGQYFDAHIKKAGYPYRKVG; this comes from the coding sequence TTGAATCGTGTTCCTGTTTCATCTTCAAACCTTCAATCAGTTGGTTATGACCCAGCCACTCATGTGTTAGAAATTGCATTTCACAGCAGTGGCATTTATCAGTATTTAAATGTACCTGCTCATATTCATAGCGGATTAATGAGCGCCCCATCCAAAGGTCAGTATTTTGATGCGCATATCAAAAAGGCTGGCTACCCTTATCGCAAGGTTGGATGA
- a CDS encoding Rha family transcriptional regulator, with translation MTNLMVVNGIDFRELVFLSGSNAETDTFKVALAFKKSHKDVLRKARSVIRSCSPSFAERNFTLCHENNNLQNGKPQPFYKMTRDGWMMLVMGFTGDEAVKLKEAFINAFNWMADVITKNIRTMEQERNEVILEFMKEKDVASMSGRLLNRWGRVKKPQLLNRIAEIEEKGQLRLPEFNA, from the coding sequence ATGACTAATTTAATGGTAGTTAATGGTATTGATTTTCGTGAGCTTGTATTTCTAAGTGGCTCAAATGCAGAAACAGATACATTCAAGGTGGCTTTAGCATTTAAGAAAAGTCACAAGGATGTATTGAGAAAGGCAAGGTCAGTAATTAGGTCGTGCTCGCCTAGTTTTGCAGAGCGCAATTTTACGCTTTGCCATGAAAACAACAACTTACAGAATGGCAAGCCCCAGCCATTTTACAAGATGACTCGTGACGGCTGGATGATGTTAGTAATGGGCTTTACTGGAGATGAAGCTGTAAAGCTTAAAGAAGCATTCATCAATGCATTTAACTGGATGGCTGATGTTATTACCAAAAATATCCGCACCATGGAACAAGAGAGAAACGAAGTAATTCTTGAGTTCATGAAAGAGAAGGATGTGGCTAGCATGTCAGGTCGATTACTAAATCGATGGGGTAGGGTTAAAAAACCACAACTTCTTAATCGTATCGCTGAGATTGAAGAAAAAGGCCAGTTACGATTGCCTGAATTTAACGCATAA
- a CDS encoding DUF2560 family protein — MTELESHQKIRLGLLKLTGNNTAATAKAIKLIKDDPLEYELFFQLWSNNNGNFDNGSVDTLTKVDSVYQRVQETKKTLFNDEVAE, encoded by the coding sequence ATGACTGAATTAGAATCACATCAAAAAATCCGCTTAGGCTTACTTAAACTAACAGGCAATAACACCGCAGCTACCGCAAAGGCAATTAAACTCATCAAGGATGACCCACTTGAGTATGAGTTATTTTTCCAACTGTGGAGTAATAACAACGGTAACTTTGATAACGGCAGCGTTGATACATTAACGAAAGTTGATTCCGTTTATCAACGAGTGCAGGAAACAAAGAAAACGTTATTCAACGATGAGGTAGCAGAATAA